In the Corallococcus silvisoli genome, CCGCGCTGGAGGCGGCCTTCCCGGTAGCGCTGCCACCGGCCCTGGAGGCCCGCCCCGTGGAGGCCTGGCCGGGCCTGCTGGTGCGCCTGCGCGAGGTGGGGGACGCGTCCCTGGAAGGTTCGCTGCTCGTGAGGCCGCTGCCGGAGGCCGGTCCACAGCCCGTGGGCGAGGGGGCCCCCGTGGTGCGTGGCCTGCGAGGCCGGGAGCGGGTCATGGTCCGACGGGACCTGGACGCCGAGCGCGCCCGGGCGGACGCGCTCCTCGAGCGTCTGTCATTGCCTCCAGGGGCCTACCGCTTCACTCGCGACACCGCGGAGGCCGCGCTCCCGCTGCTGGAGGCGCTGGAGCCGCTCGCGGGACCCGAGCTGCGCGTGGAGTGGGCGGAGCAGGCGTGGACGGTGACGCGCCCGGAGACCGCGAACCTCCGGGTCCAGGTGCGGCGGGAGCGCGACTGGTTCGGCGCCAGGGGCGGCGTGGAGCTGGATGGAGCCCGCGTGGGGCTGGCGCTCCTGCTGGACGCCGTGCGCCGCCGCCAGCGCTACATCCCGCTGGGAAAGGGACGCTGGATGCGCCTCACGGAGGCGCTGCGCGAGCAACTGACGCCGCTCGCGGACATGGCGCATGCCGGGCGGCAGGGGCTGGAGGTGAGCGCCGCGGCGGCGCCCGTCCTGGACACGCTCGAGAAGGCCGGCGTGCGCGTCCACGCGCCTCCGGATTGGCGCGGGCTGGCGCGGCGCATCCACGAAGCCCACGCGCGCACGGTGCGCGCGCCCCGGAGCCTGAAGGCGGAGCTGCGCGACTACCAGCGCGAGGGCTTCGTGTGGCTCGCCCGGCTGGCCTCATGGGGCGCGGGCGCGTGCCTGGCGGACGACATGGGGCTGGGCAAGACGCTCCAGGCGCTGGCCCTGCTGCTGGCCCGCGCGGCGGACGGGCCCGCCCTGGTGGTGGCGCCTACGTCCCTGCGCGGCAACTGGGCCCGCGAGGCCGCGCGCTTCGCCCCGTCGCTGCGCGTGCACATCTGGCAGGACGCGGACCGGGGCGCCCTGCCATCCCTGCTGGGCCCTCGGGACGTGTTGATCATCAGCTACGGATTGCTGGTCAGGGACGTCCGCAAGCTGGCCTCCGTGACCTTCGCCACGCTGGTGGTGGACGAGGCTCAGGCGGTGAAGAACCCGGACACCGCCCGGGCTCGCGCGCTGCGCACCGTGAAGAGCGACGCCCGCGTGGCCCTGACCGGTACGCCGGTGGAGAACCGCCTGTCGGAGCTGTGGAGCCTCTACGACCTGCTCTTCCCGGGACTGCTGGGCGGGCGTGAGTCCTTCCACGCGCGGTTCGCCGTTCCCATCGAGCGCGACCGGGACCCGGAGGCCCGCGCGTCCCTGGCTCGGCTGGTGCGCCCCTTCCTCCTGCGCCGCACCAAGGCCCAGGTGGCGCGCGAGCTGCCCCCGCGCATGGAGACGGTGGTGCCCGTCACCCTGTCCGACGCCGAGCGGCGCTTGTACGACGACGTCCGGCTGGCGGCGCTGGCGCGGCTGGACAGGGGGACGCCGGACAAGAATCCGCGCTTCGAACTGCTGGCGGCGCTCGCACGGCTCCGGCTGGCCGCATGCCATCCCCGGCTGGTGGATCCAGACACGGGCCTCTCCTCCTCCAAGCTGGAGCGCGTGCTGGAGCGGGTGGTCGAACTGTTGGCGGAGGGCGGCCGCGCGCTCGTCTTCAGCCAGTTCGTGCGCCACCTGGGGCTGGTGCGCGAGGCGCTGGAGTCCCGGGGCATCGCGTTCCAGTACCTGGATGGACAGACGCCCGCCGTGGAGCGGCAGGCCCGCGTGGAGGCCTTCCAGCGAGGGGAGGGCGCGCTCTTCCTCATCTCACTCAAGGCGGGTGGCACCGGCCTCAACCTCACCGCCGCGGACCACGTGCTGCACCTGGACCCGTGGTGGAACCCCGCCGTGGAGGACCAGGCCTCCGACCGCGCCCACCGCATCGGGCAGACGCGCCCCGTCACCGTTTCGCGTTTCGTCGCGGAGGGCACCATCGAGGAGGCCATCCTCGCCCTCCACGCGGAGAAGCGGGACCTGGCCGACAGCCTGCTGTCGGAGGCGGATGGCGCCGCCGCGCTGTCGCCCGAACAGTTGTTGGGGTTGCTGCGCTTCGGGGACGGGACCCACGGGCCTTGAGGCGACCCGCGCCTGACGCTCCCCGGAGAGGACACCCGCGCGGCGTTTCTGGAATAGGGTGCGCTCCCGCCCGTTCCCGGGCGCCGCTTGGGTCTCTCTCCAGGAGCGAGGATGTTCCGT is a window encoding:
- a CDS encoding DEAD/DEAH box helicase; this encodes MRPRSPLHPRLTLAALRDLAGEPLFDRAQAWLSQDAVKLQPPSEDAIRGTVSEGRRRSFDAGIRVDPDSDGLLLDCGCEAYWDEGVCAHSVAVGLAWLQSVAPQLQGQPSHASSRMADVRVRPSTPEALHDWLVEHHVGRARSVPVAVLGPLLPDFLSRHRLHALRKATVVDALEGGSKLRSLKVSEKEALAEAAWRWVRDEAGRVSRGLALEAAAKPLSPPTDARLAPVQAALLRLRARLRTQALPRLLAPAPVATLGESPLRLFAREPELAAWSPSSRQGDPSEERGQVVLDPRALLEGRACLACPCSPKAHEASCVHALSAVDSVLELLVSLRQTPRATKLSELLFEAPGRELLTSLETSLQGRALREAAGTEDFVTFRLEPGPPRGWRLQAYLHLPAKKGGWTPGRAVTWYDRDKALRALQGLDERQAFSLIEAEGMVGQGSLHFGSDAEGTSASYALLLQALRTLSRSSSLRLSSVPDVPARVRESPLGFALEPDGQALRLRPAVDGRPVAAEDLTPPPAGPRASQPWLLVEPGVPSVTLVSVPPDAVSLLKSLKLHGTYVAASQRDALLGHLSALEAAFPVALPPALEARPVEAWPGLLVRLREVGDASLEGSLLVRPLPEAGPQPVGEGAPVVRGLRGRERVMVRRDLDAERARADALLERLSLPPGAYRFTRDTAEAALPLLEALEPLAGPELRVEWAEQAWTVTRPETANLRVQVRRERDWFGARGGVELDGARVGLALLLDAVRRRQRYIPLGKGRWMRLTEALREQLTPLADMAHAGRQGLEVSAAAAPVLDTLEKAGVRVHAPPDWRGLARRIHEAHARTVRAPRSLKAELRDYQREGFVWLARLASWGAGACLADDMGLGKTLQALALLLARAADGPALVVAPTSLRGNWAREAARFAPSLRVHIWQDADRGALPSLLGPRDVLIISYGLLVRDVRKLASVTFATLVVDEAQAVKNPDTARARALRTVKSDARVALTGTPVENRLSELWSLYDLLFPGLLGGRESFHARFAVPIERDRDPEARASLARLVRPFLLRRTKAQVARELPPRMETVVPVTLSDAERRLYDDVRLAALARLDRGTPDKNPRFELLAALARLRLAACHPRLVDPDTGLSSSKLERVLERVVELLAEGGRALVFSQFVRHLGLVREALESRGIAFQYLDGQTPAVERQARVEAFQRGEGALFLISLKAGGTGLNLTAADHVLHLDPWWNPAVEDQASDRAHRIGQTRPVTVSRFVAEGTIEEAILALHAEKRDLADSLLSEADGAAALSPEQLLGLLRFGDGTHGP